CTGTAGTAACGCGCCCCTGCCCGGTCACCATTATATAGGTAGTCACGTGTACTTTTACTAGAGCTGCTATAAATGGAACCAGTTAATCTAAGTCGCAGATCATCGTTAACCTGATTGTCATATCCTAACTTGGCAAAAAATGCAATGCCATCATCACCAGAAATGGGTTCTTGATTCAGTCTGCCGTTACTGACACCTATAACGCCTAAAAAACCAGATTTTTGAAGTGTTAATTCTGCAAATGGCTCTGTGGTAAAAGCGTCCATAATGTAGTTTCCAACAAAAGGATTAAATATAGCTCGTGCATTGTCAGACCTTCTAAAATGTGTGTCACCATAGTTGATTTCATCCATACCAAATTTCAAAGTGGCTATTTCCATAAATCCACTTAAAAGTCCTTCTTGAATAAAATCAAGTTTGTCTACTTGTAGATAACCGCCTTTCACCCATCCTTCATTGTGGTTTCTAGAGGACAAGTAATTTCTTAAGTGCATTCTCAATCCATCTGCAAGTTGAACGTCCAGATTCAAATTTGCTGAGGGGAGGTTGAAATTAGATGAAAGGTCTACTAAAGTGTCTCCTACCAGATCATTTGATTGAGAAAGTCCCTGAAATTGAAGGGCAAAATCACCCCCAATACGTACTCTCAATCCTTCAAACTTAACCGTGTCATCCTTGGCCGTTTCAAAAGTGTTAAGTCCTTGCTTGTCATTCGGTCTGAAAAAACCAATGGAAGGTTGTTGTGCATACACTGATCCAGTTGCTAGTAGCGAAAAGACCAGTATCCATATATGCTTGGTTTTACTTGTTTTCATAGTTAATTTATTTTGTGTTTAAAGATTGAATTCTAACGTTATATTGTATGATATGGTGATTTCATCACCGGTTTTCAATGTGCCTAACATGGCTGTGGGGGGCTCAATATTGAAGTCCGACATCTTGAAGGAAACCGAACCTTTGAAAGTCATGAGCCTGCTTGTATTTTCTTTGTTGTATACCGCCCTGACAGGGACACTCCGCTCTTCTCCAGCAACTTTCAACTTGCCATCGGAGGCGATCACTTCACTATTGTTGTAGTCAAACACTTCTACTTCATAGCTTATGGTTGGAAAGTCCTTATATTTAAGAGCAGAATAGGTTTTATTATCCATGATGTCTTTCCCGCTTTTGATCGACTTCACCGGAACGTTTAGTCTTAGGTGGCCTAAAATGAGGGAATCAGCATCTTCCACATGTAATTCAACATTCATTTGATCTACCAAAACGTCAGACTTCCAGTCATGCAAAGAGGATGTGCCTTTTAAGGTCATGCTGCTTTTATCTGCATGAAAACGGGCCTGTGAAAAGGCGGTATTGGCAAATAGTAGCAGGAAGGTTATCCTTAGAAATGTTTTCATATCACCACTTTTTAATTGTCC
The sequence above is drawn from the Reichenbachiella sp. genome and encodes:
- a CDS encoding YceI family protein, whose product is MKTFLRITFLLLFANTAFSQARFHADKSSMTLKGTSSLHDWKSDVLVDQMNVELHVEDADSLILGHLRLNVPVKSIKSGKDIMDNKTYSALKYKDFPTISYEVEVFDYNNSEVIASDGKLKVAGEERSVPVRAVYNKENTSRLMTFKGSVSFKMSDFNIEPPTAMLGTLKTGDEITISYNITLEFNL